One window of the Candidatus Chryseobacterium colombiense genome contains the following:
- a CDS encoding TonB-dependent receptor, with protein sequence MKGLFFLGLSVGSFAFLQAQNSDSLKIKEIEAVNFTKRLPVAKEIINVQKDLDSKNLGQDLPILLKNQTSIISTSDAGNGVGYTGFRIRGVSGTAINVMMNGVPYNDSESQGTFFVNVPDLTSSASQILIQRGVGTSNNGSAAFGASINVISRDPEEKFYFKTDDSYGSFNTYKYSAEIGSGKFWGNHLSVMGRYTHINSDGYIDRAFSKLDSYNFTALYEEGKTRIRLMAFGGKEKTYQAWNGIDRETWETNPKFNPSGAIYDSGWGNIIGFYDNETDNYRQNHYQLLWEQKFNEKWNLETTLHYTKGKGYYENYKQGDPFARYNLPDVNGEQYSDFIRKKWLNNDFYGMVSTLYGKLGNVDVNFGAVANQYYGRHYGNVTGVFLPQIDEHEYYRGRSVKNEVSGFAKALVRVNDFEFFGDLQLRNVDYDTKIITAGDDEGANLNKNWLFFNPKVGANYKIENGKVFVSYAHAHREPNRDDLLANNDVKAEKLHDFEAGFERQFGIVSFTANLYYMYYVNQLVLNGELNNVGAFIRTNSGKSYRSGIELGALAKLSKQLEITGNVSFSNNRNLDFRIENDTEVKNLGNTQISFSPDIITNLGLKFSPNKNFQFALMNQYVGKQYLDNSEDKNLQLKDYLLTDFNAQYQFTIAHNEVALKLLVNNIFNKKYVNNGAVWDGNPYYFSQAGTNFMFGVSWKIH encoded by the coding sequence ATGAAAGGATTATTTTTTTTAGGGCTTAGCGTAGGCTCTTTTGCTTTTTTACAGGCACAAAATTCCGATTCCTTGAAAATAAAGGAAATTGAAGCTGTCAATTTTACCAAGAGACTTCCGGTCGCCAAAGAGATTATTAATGTTCAGAAAGATTTAGACAGCAAAAATCTTGGTCAGGATTTACCTATTTTACTCAAAAATCAAACCTCTATCATTTCTACCTCAGATGCTGGAAACGGTGTCGGTTACACAGGATTTAGAATTCGTGGAGTTTCGGGAACGGCAATCAACGTAATGATGAATGGAGTTCCGTACAACGATTCCGAAAGTCAGGGTACATTTTTTGTAAATGTTCCAGATTTAACAAGTTCTGCATCTCAGATTTTAATTCAGAGAGGAGTAGGAACATCGAATAACGGGTCTGCGGCGTTTGGCGCAAGTATTAATGTGATTTCAAGAGATCCTGAAGAAAAGTTTTATTTTAAAACAGATGACAGTTACGGTTCATTCAATACGTATAAGTATTCTGCAGAAATAGGTTCCGGGAAATTCTGGGGAAACCATCTTTCGGTGATGGGGCGTTATACGCATATCAATTCTGATGGCTATATCGACAGAGCTTTTTCTAAGCTGGATTCTTACAACTTTACGGCTTTATATGAAGAAGGAAAAACAAGAATCCGCTTAATGGCTTTTGGTGGGAAGGAGAAAACGTATCAGGCTTGGAATGGAATTGACCGTGAAACCTGGGAGACGAATCCGAAATTTAACCCGTCCGGAGCTATTTATGACTCAGGGTGGGGAAACATCATTGGGTTTTATGATAATGAAACCGATAATTACAGGCAAAACCATTACCAGTTGCTTTGGGAGCAGAAGTTCAATGAGAAGTGGAATTTAGAAACGACATTACACTATACAAAAGGAAAGGGGTATTACGAAAATTACAAACAGGGCGATCCTTTTGCGAGATATAACTTGCCTGATGTAAATGGTGAACAATACTCCGATTTCATTAGAAAAAAATGGCTGAATAACGATTTTTACGGTATGGTTTCTACGCTATACGGAAAGTTGGGGAATGTTGATGTAAACTTCGGAGCTGTAGCCAATCAATATTATGGGAGACATTATGGAAACGTAACCGGAGTTTTTCTTCCTCAGATTGATGAGCACGAATATTACAGAGGCCGTTCTGTGAAAAATGAAGTTTCAGGTTTTGCAAAAGCTCTGGTAAGAGTTAATGACTTTGAATTTTTTGGAGATCTGCAGCTTAGAAATGTAGACTATGATACCAAAATAATCACTGCTGGAGATGATGAGGGAGCCAATCTTAATAAAAACTGGTTATTTTTTAATCCAAAAGTCGGAGCTAATTATAAAATAGAAAACGGGAAAGTTTTTGTTTCCTACGCGCATGCACACCGTGAACCAAACAGAGATGATTTGTTGGCCAACAATGATGTGAAGGCAGAAAAACTTCATGATTTTGAAGCTGGTTTTGAAAGACAGTTCGGAATTGTATCGTTTACGGCTAACCTCTACTATATGTATTATGTGAATCAATTGGTCTTGAATGGCGAATTGAATAACGTAGGAGCTTTTATCAGAACCAATTCAGGAAAAAGCTACAGAAGCGGAATTGAATTAGGAGCATTGGCAAAACTTTCAAAACAATTGGAGATTACGGGAAATGTGAGTTTCAGTAACAACAGGAATTTAGATTTTAGGATAGAAAATGATACGGAGGTGAAAAATCTTGGAAATACACAAATTTCCTTTTCGCCGGATATTATCACAAACTTGGGGCTGAAATTCAGTCCAAATAAAAATTTCCAGTTTGCTTTGATGAATCAGTATGTGGGGAAACAATATCTTGATAATTCCGAAGATAAGAATTTGCAACTGAAAGATTACCTTTTAACTGATTTTAATGCTCAGTATCAATTTACCATTGCTCATAATGAAGTTGCTTTGAAACTTTTGGTAAATAATATTTTCAATAAGAAATATGTAAATAATGGAGCAGTTTGGGATGGTAATCCTTATTATTTTTCACAGGCGGGAACCAATTTTATGTTTGGTGTAAGCTGGAAAATCCATTAA
- a CDS encoding bifunctional aconitate hydratase 2/2-methylisocitrate dehydratase, with amino-acid sequence MNMYQDYIQEIAERKNQGLHPKPIDSSELLSEIIAQIKDTANEYRADSLNFFIYNTLPGTTSAAGVKAQFLKEIILGESVVEEISPAFAFELLSHMKGGKSIEVLLDLALGNDAAIAQEAAKVLKTQVFLYDADTHRLKEAYESGNEIAKEILESYAQAEFFTKLPEVAEEIKVVTFIAGEGDISTDLLSPGNQAHSRSDRELHGKCMITPQAQEEIKALQAKHPDASVMLIAEKGTMGVGSSRMSGVNNVALWTGKQASPYVPFVNIAPIVGGTNGISPIFLTTVDVTGGIGIDLQNWVKKYDANGELVRNEKGEPVLEEAYSVATGTVLTINTKTKKLYNGDKELKDISKSFTPQKLEFIKAGGSYAIVFGKKIQTFAAKTLGIIPPTVFAPSKEISIEGQGLTAVEKIFNRNAVGVTPGKVLHAGSDVRVEVNIVGSQDTTGLMTAQELESMAATVISPIVDGAYQSGCHTASVWDKKAQTNIPKLMKFMNDFGVITARDPKGEYHSMTDVIHKVLNDITVDEWAIIIGGDSHTRMSKGVAFGADSGTVALALATGEASMPIPESVKVTFKGEMKEHMDFRDVVHATQAQMLKQFDGENVFQGRIIEVHIGTLPADQAFTFTDWTAEMKAKASICISEDDTLIQSLEIAKSRIQIMIDKGMDNHNQVLKGLIEKADKRIAEIRSGEKPALTPDANAKYYAEVVVDLDAIVEPMIADPDVNNEDVSKRYTHDTIRDLTYYGGEKKVDLGFVGSCMVHKGDLKIVSQMLRNLEKQNGKVEFQAPLVVAAPTYNIIDELKAEGDWELLEKYSGFEFNDAAPKGEARTQYENMMYLERPGCNLCMGNQEKAEKGDTVLATSTRLFQGRVVEDSERKKGESLLASTPVVVLSAVMGRIPSIDEYKTAVEGIDLTTFVPPIKELVAVGH; translated from the coding sequence ATGAATATGTATCAGGATTACATCCAAGAAATTGCAGAAAGAAAAAACCAGGGGCTGCATCCAAAACCAATTGACAGTTCAGAATTATTAAGCGAAATCATCGCACAAATTAAAGATACAGCTAATGAATACAGGGCTGATTCTCTTAATTTTTTCATTTATAACACGCTACCGGGAACGACAAGTGCTGCAGGTGTAAAAGCTCAGTTTTTGAAAGAGATTATTCTTGGCGAATCTGTAGTAGAAGAAATTTCTCCCGCTTTCGCCTTCGAATTATTATCCCATATGAAAGGAGGTAAATCAATCGAAGTATTGTTGGATTTAGCTTTAGGTAATGATGCTGCTATCGCTCAGGAAGCTGCAAAAGTTCTTAAAACTCAGGTTTTCCTTTATGATGCGGATACCCACCGTTTGAAAGAAGCCTATGAAAGCGGTAATGAAATTGCAAAAGAAATTCTTGAAAGCTATGCACAAGCTGAGTTCTTTACTAAACTTCCTGAAGTTGCTGAGGAAATTAAAGTAGTAACTTTCATCGCGGGTGAAGGTGACATTTCTACGGATTTACTTTCTCCGGGTAATCAGGCTCACTCAAGATCAGACCGTGAACTGCACGGAAAATGTATGATTACTCCTCAAGCTCAGGAAGAAATCAAAGCTTTACAGGCAAAACATCCTGATGCAAGCGTAATGCTGATCGCTGAAAAAGGAACAATGGGGGTTGGTTCTTCCCGTATGTCCGGAGTAAACAACGTTGCTCTTTGGACAGGGAAACAGGCAAGTCCTTACGTGCCTTTCGTCAATATTGCTCCAATCGTAGGAGGAACAAATGGTATTTCTCCAATTTTCCTGACAACAGTTGATGTAACCGGAGGTATCGGAATCGATCTTCAGAACTGGGTTAAAAAATACGATGCTAACGGAGAATTAGTAAGAAACGAAAAAGGAGAACCAGTATTGGAAGAAGCTTATTCTGTAGCTACAGGAACTGTTCTTACCATTAATACAAAAACTAAAAAATTATATAACGGAGATAAAGAACTGAAAGACATTTCAAAATCATTTACTCCTCAAAAATTAGAATTTATCAAGGCAGGAGGCTCTTATGCCATCGTATTTGGTAAAAAAATCCAGACGTTTGCTGCAAAAACTTTAGGAATTATTCCTCCGACAGTTTTCGCTCCTTCTAAAGAGATTTCTATTGAAGGACAAGGACTTACTGCCGTTGAAAAAATCTTCAACAGAAATGCGGTAGGAGTTACACCAGGAAAAGTTCTTCACGCAGGTTCAGACGTTCGTGTGGAAGTAAATATCGTTGGTTCTCAGGACACGACAGGTTTGATGACTGCTCAGGAACTGGAATCAATGGCTGCAACGGTGATTTCTCCAATCGTAGACGGAGCTTACCAATCAGGATGCCACACCGCTTCAGTTTGGGATAAAAAAGCACAAACGAATATTCCTAAATTAATGAAATTCATGAACGATTTCGGAGTAATCACGGCTCGTGACCCGAAAGGTGAATATCATTCTATGACAGACGTTATTCACAAAGTTCTTAACGATATTACGGTTGACGAATGGGCAATCATCATCGGAGGTGACTCTCACACAAGAATGTCTAAAGGAGTTGCGTTCGGAGCCGACTCTGGAACAGTTGCTTTAGCTTTGGCAACTGGTGAAGCTTCAATGCCGATTCCTGAATCTGTGAAGGTGACTTTCAAAGGAGAAATGAAAGAGCATATGGATTTCCGTGATGTAGTTCACGCAACTCAGGCTCAGATGTTGAAACAATTTGATGGTGAAAACGTATTCCAGGGAAGAATTATCGAAGTTCATATCGGAACACTTCCGGCTGACCAGGCATTTACATTCACAGACTGGACTGCAGAGATGAAAGCTAAAGCTTCTATCTGTATTTCTGAAGACGATACTTTAATTCAATCTTTGGAAATTGCGAAAAGCAGAATCCAGATCATGATTGACAAAGGAATGGATAACCACAATCAGGTTCTTAAAGGATTAATTGAAAAAGCAGATAAGAGAATTGCAGAAATCAGAAGTGGTGAAAAACCAGCTTTAACTCCTGATGCCAATGCTAAATATTATGCAGAAGTAGTAGTTGATCTTGATGCCATCGTAGAACCGATGATTGCTGACCCGGATGTCAACAACGAAGATGTTTCTAAAAGATATACGCACGATACCATCAGAGACCTTACCTACTACGGAGGGGAGAAAAAAGTTGACCTTGGTTTTGTAGGTTCTTGTATGGTTCACAAAGGAGATTTAAAAATCGTTTCTCAGATGTTGAGAAATCTTGAAAAGCAAAATGGTAAAGTAGAATTCCAGGCTCCATTGGTGGTAGCAGCTCCTACGTATAACATTATTGATGAATTAAAAGCTGAAGGTGACTGGGAATTACTGGAAAAATATTCAGGTTTTGAATTCAACGATGCGGCCCCAAAAGGAGAAGCCCGTACTCAATATGAAAATATGATGTACCTAGAACGTCCAGGATGTAACCTTTGTATGGGTAACCAGGAAAAAGCTGAAAAAGGAGATACCGTTTTAGCAACTTCTACCCGTCTCTTCCAGGGAAGAGTAGTGGAAGATTCTGAACGTAAAAAAGGAGAATCTTTATTGGCTTCAACTCCGGTAGTTGTTTTATCAGCTGTTATGGGAAGAATTCCAAGCATTGATGAATACAAAACAGCCGTTGAAGGAATCGATTTGACGACTTTCGTACCTCCTATTAAGGAATTGGTTGCAGTTGGTCATTAA
- a CDS encoding WG repeat-containing protein, with the protein MRILVSQKLTMKNIYQLFAVFLFSAVLSQSSRVTSQSEAKFPGTTQFARSNSNRTDLVSLYGDIPLLIPKRENGKVGYVNQKGQMVIPAEFYIAMFFAEDCNLLNSPNESVRKYGSKEYATVEKDQVSYRIDTYGKKVYRYKDSDLGKCKNTYVKQKYGVYKDKYLFGLGDNNLYKNSKVTFKFQIPPQYEMLYVLEGNDLENPMIVAVANNKFGVINKDNKIIIPFEYEDIKLNYSWKLGGMFDVTKDGKTYYYVDVRNKKY; encoded by the coding sequence ATGCGTATTTTAGTATCACAAAAACTTACCATGAAAAATATTTATCAACTCTTTGCAGTATTTCTGTTTAGTGCTGTTCTTTCGCAATCCAGTCGCGTTACTTCACAAAGCGAAGCGAAATTTCCCGGAACAACACAGTTTGCTAGATCAAATTCTAATCGTACTGATTTGGTATCGTTATACGGAGATATTCCCTTGCTCATTCCCAAAAGAGAAAATGGTAAAGTAGGTTATGTTAATCAGAAAGGACAGATGGTGATTCCTGCAGAATTTTACATCGCTATGTTTTTTGCAGAAGATTGTAATCTGCTTAATTCTCCGAATGAAAGTGTTAGAAAATATGGGAGTAAGGAGTATGCGACGGTAGAGAAAGATCAGGTTTCTTATAGGATTGATACTTATGGAAAAAAAGTGTACCGGTATAAAGATTCGGATTTAGGAAAGTGTAAAAATACTTATGTAAAGCAAAAATACGGAGTTTATAAGGATAAATATCTTTTCGGACTTGGAGATAATAATCTTTACAAAAACTCTAAAGTTACTTTTAAATTCCAGATTCCTCCTCAATACGAAATGCTGTATGTTTTGGAAGGCAATGATCTGGAAAATCCTATGATCGTGGCTGTTGCTAATAATAAATTTGGTGTGATCAATAAAGATAATAAAATCATTATTCCTTTTGAATATGAAGATATTAAACTGAACTACAGCTGGAAGCTTGGAGGGATGTTTGATGTTACTAAAGATGGTAAAACGTATTACTATGTAGACGTGAGAAACAAAAAATATTGA
- a CDS encoding aconitate hydratase, giving the protein MTFDIDMIKKVYERYPERIAAARQIVGKPLTLSEKILYTHLWEGNATQEYERGNSYVDFAPDRVAMQDATAQMALLQFMQAGKTKVAVPSTAHADHLIQAKVGADKDLQEGINKNSEVFNFLSSVCDKYGIGFWKPGAGIIHQVVLENYAFPGGMMIGTDSHTVNAGGLGMVAIGVGGADAVDVMAGMAWELKMPKLIGVKLTGKMNGWTSAKDVILKVAGILTVKGGTGCIVEYFGEGAQSLSATGKGTICNMGAEIGATTSTFGYDDSMRRYLAATGRQDVVDAADKIAEHLTGDAEVYANPEQYFDQLIEINLSELTPHLNGPFTPDLATPVSEFRAKAEANGWPLEVEWALIGSCTNSSYEDLSRAASIVEDAVAKGVKPKAILGINPGSEQVKFTAERDGFLNSFRKFENARIFTNACGPCIGQWDREGAEKGEKNSIIHSFNRNFAKRADGNPNTHAFVASPEMVAAVAISGRLDFNPITDTLTNEAGEQIKLDEPKGFELPEKGFAVDDNGYQAPSEDGSSVVVNVSPTSDRLQLLEEFPAWDGKNITGAKVLIKAFGKCTTDHISMAGPWLKYRGHLDNISNNMLIGAVNAYNMETNKVKNELTGEYGEVPAVQRAYKAAGVPTIVVGDQNYGEGSSREHAAMEPRHLGVKAVLVKSFARIHETNLKKQGMLGITFANEADYDKILEDDTVNFLDLDQFAPGKQLTLEFVHKDGSKDIIMANHTYNDQQIDWFKAGSALNLIKQQEKN; this is encoded by the coding sequence ATGACTTTTGATATTGATATGATCAAAAAAGTGTACGAGCGTTACCCTGAGAGAATTGCTGCTGCAAGACAGATTGTGGGAAAACCTCTTACCCTTTCAGAAAAAATCCTTTACACTCACCTTTGGGAAGGAAATGCAACACAAGAATATGAAAGAGGAAACTCTTATGTAGACTTCGCACCGGACAGGGTTGCTATGCAGGATGCCACTGCACAAATGGCACTTTTACAATTCATGCAGGCCGGAAAAACTAAAGTTGCTGTTCCTTCAACCGCTCACGCCGATCACCTGATTCAGGCGAAGGTAGGAGCTGATAAAGATCTACAGGAAGGAATCAACAAAAACTCAGAGGTTTTCAACTTCTTAAGTTCTGTTTGTGATAAATACGGAATCGGTTTCTGGAAACCAGGAGCTGGGATTATCCACCAGGTTGTTCTAGAAAATTATGCATTCCCAGGAGGTATGATGATCGGTACAGACTCTCACACAGTAAATGCAGGTGGTTTAGGAATGGTAGCTATTGGTGTTGGTGGAGCTGATGCCGTGGATGTAATGGCTGGAATGGCTTGGGAGCTTAAAATGCCAAAATTGATCGGTGTAAAATTAACCGGTAAAATGAACGGATGGACTTCTGCAAAAGACGTTATCCTAAAAGTAGCAGGAATTCTTACTGTAAAAGGAGGAACAGGATGCATCGTAGAATACTTCGGAGAGGGGGCTCAATCTCTTTCAGCAACGGGTAAAGGAACTATCTGTAACATGGGTGCTGAAATCGGGGCTACAACTTCTACTTTTGGGTATGATGATTCCATGAGAAGATATTTAGCGGCAACCGGAAGACAAGATGTAGTAGACGCGGCAGATAAAATCGCTGAACACTTAACAGGTGATGCAGAAGTATATGCAAATCCTGAACAATATTTTGATCAATTAATTGAAATCAACCTTTCTGAGCTGACTCCTCACCTTAACGGACCTTTCACCCCAGATTTGGCAACTCCAGTTTCTGAATTCAGAGCTAAAGCCGAAGCCAACGGATGGCCATTGGAAGTAGAATGGGCATTGATCGGTTCTTGTACCAACTCTTCTTATGAAGATTTATCAAGAGCAGCTTCTATTGTTGAAGATGCGGTAGCTAAAGGGGTGAAGCCAAAAGCTATCTTAGGGATCAATCCAGGTTCTGAGCAGGTAAAATTCACAGCAGAAAGAGACGGATTCCTGAATTCTTTCAGAAAATTTGAAAATGCAAGAATCTTTACCAACGCTTGTGGGCCTTGTATCGGACAATGGGACAGAGAAGGTGCTGAAAAAGGAGAGAAAAACTCTATTATTCACTCATTCAACAGAAACTTTGCGAAAAGAGCAGACGGTAATCCTAATACGCATGCTTTCGTAGCTTCACCGGAAATGGTAGCTGCTGTTGCGATTTCAGGAAGATTAGACTTCAACCCGATTACAGATACTTTAACCAACGAAGCTGGAGAGCAGATCAAATTAGATGAGCCTAAAGGTTTCGAATTACCGGAAAAAGGATTTGCTGTGGATGACAACGGTTATCAGGCTCCATCTGAAGACGGATCAAGCGTTGTGGTAAATGTAAGTCCAACTTCAGACAGATTGCAATTGCTAGAAGAATTCCCGGCTTGGGATGGCAAAAATATTACCGGAGCTAAAGTTTTGATCAAAGCTTTCGGAAAATGTACAACTGACCATATTTCTATGGCTGGACCTTGGTTGAAATACAGAGGTCACCTTGATAACATTTCAAACAACATGTTGATCGGAGCTGTCAATGCTTACAACATGGAAACCAATAAAGTTAAAAATGAATTAACCGGAGAGTACGGAGAAGTTCCTGCTGTACAGAGAGCTTACAAAGCTGCAGGAGTTCCAACAATCGTTGTTGGAGACCAAAACTATGGGGAAGGTTCTTCAAGAGAGCACGCTGCCATGGAACCAAGACACCTTGGTGTAAAAGCAGTATTGGTAAAATCATTTGCGAGAATCCATGAAACGAACCTTAAAAAACAGGGAATGTTGGGAATTACTTTCGCTAATGAAGCTGATTACGATAAAATCCTGGAAGATGACACGGTAAACTTCTTAGATCTTGATCAGTTCGCTCCTGGGAAACAACTGACTTTGGAATTTGTTCATAAAGACGGATCGAAAGACATCATCATGGCAAACCATACGTACAATGATCAGCAGATCGACTGGTTTAAAGCTGGATCAGCTTTGAATCTGATCAAACAACAAGAGAAAAATTAA
- a CDS encoding DUF5694 domain-containing protein: MKTLLYTVLVCLSAFISAQKKPSEYFPNPKTKVLVVGSFHFDYPNLDAHKTEKGNQVDVLSPKTSKEVTELINYIKKFKPTKIAIEAWPNWNANQKLKEYKEDKHTNQRDERYQLAMRIAKELNLNELYSIDASSVLDDLQEKFGKTDSLYFKNLSADYDFLSNDAISKQYNDFFKNSEPKNFKSLLELFKYMNSKEYHKYEYGAYLTGDFKLREHDGADMLALYWYNRNLRMFRNIQNIPHNSEDRILVIAGNGHASVLRQLFTSSPEFDYTEFDSLK, encoded by the coding sequence ATGAAAACATTATTATATACCGTTTTAGTTTGTTTATCAGCATTCATTTCAGCACAGAAAAAACCATCAGAATATTTCCCAAATCCCAAAACGAAAGTTCTAGTAGTGGGATCATTTCATTTTGACTATCCAAATCTTGATGCTCATAAAACAGAAAAAGGAAATCAGGTAGATGTTCTGTCACCCAAAACATCAAAAGAAGTAACGGAACTTATCAATTATATTAAAAAATTCAAGCCTACAAAAATTGCAATAGAAGCATGGCCAAACTGGAATGCGAATCAAAAATTAAAAGAATACAAAGAAGATAAACACACAAATCAAAGAGATGAACGCTACCAGCTTGCCATGCGAATTGCAAAAGAGCTTAATTTAAATGAACTGTACAGTATTGATGCGAGTTCTGTTTTGGATGATTTACAGGAAAAATTCGGAAAGACAGATTCATTATATTTTAAAAATCTGAGTGCAGATTACGATTTTTTGAGTAATGACGCCATTTCAAAACAATATAATGATTTCTTCAAAAATTCGGAACCTAAAAACTTCAAATCATTGTTGGAGCTTTTTAAATATATGAACAGTAAGGAATATCACAAGTATGAATATGGTGCTTATCTGACAGGAGATTTTAAGTTGAGAGAGCATGACGGCGCAGATATGCTGGCTTTGTACTGGTACAACAGAAACCTGAGAATGTTTAGAAATATTCAGAATATCCCGCATAACTCTGAAGACAGAATCTTGGTAATTGCCGGAAATGGTCATGCTTCTGTATTAAGACAATTATTTACCTCGTCACCTGAATTTGATTACACCGAATTTGATTCACTAAAATAA
- a CDS encoding LytTR family DNA-binding domain-containing protein translates to MNKIRCIVVDDEPLAISLLESYIREVPFLELVFSTENPIEALEFIQNNESDLVFLDIQMPELTGINFMKILGDKLKYVLTTAYSEYALEGYEHNIVDYLLKPISFERFYKSALKAQERFVINENKEDAHFFVKSSGQQHRISFENILYVESIKDYVNIRTSEQEYIVLDTLKSMEQQLPENSFVRIHKSFIINLNQIKNLGSKKVTLISEQEIPIGESFRMNLLTKIK, encoded by the coding sequence ATGAATAAAATTAGATGTATTGTGGTAGATGACGAACCGTTGGCGATTTCGCTGTTGGAAAGTTATATCCGGGAAGTTCCTTTTCTTGAATTGGTATTCTCCACCGAAAATCCGATCGAAGCATTAGAATTTATTCAGAATAATGAATCTGATCTGGTTTTTTTGGATATTCAGATGCCGGAACTTACAGGGATCAATTTCATGAAAATTTTAGGTGATAAACTGAAGTATGTTTTGACCACTGCCTATTCCGAATATGCTTTGGAAGGTTATGAACATAATATTGTAGACTATCTTTTAAAACCGATTTCTTTTGAACGGTTTTATAAAAGTGCTTTAAAAGCCCAGGAACGTTTTGTGATCAATGAAAATAAGGAAGATGCCCATTTCTTTGTAAAATCATCCGGGCAGCAGCACAGAATCAGTTTTGAGAATATACTGTATGTGGAAAGCATCAAGGATTATGTCAATATCAGAACTTCGGAACAGGAATATATTGTCTTAGATACTTTAAAGTCGATGGAACAGCAGCTCCCCGAAAATTCTTTTGTGAGAATTCATAAATCTTTTATTATTAATTTAAATCAGATTAAAAATTTAGGAAGCAAAAAAGTAACTCTGATTTCTGAACAGGAAATTCCGATAGGAGAAAGTTTCAGAATGAATCTGTTGACCAAGATAAAATAA
- a CDS encoding histidine kinase, which produces MKINKLLYLHIFFWTIYVSGAVLIPYFVFHSNSTIFNITFFITSIICFYVNYCIVVPRFFDADKIYKSFFAFFLSVASFVVVRYFVEEWFLPQFFGIRNYAENISFTFYFFDNIFYSSTTIFISTTFWFFKYSILAEEEKTQLMEAKKNAELQALKTQINPHFIFNSLNNIYSLVYQKSDKALPALEELSQLLRYSTKDLEEDFISLDKEIGYIDSLTALEKLRIKNPELLVFEKNINHPKLNISPMILVPFVENAFKHGDFRNRGFDMKVSDDNQMLHFYLLNSKKERMKDSVSGIGIENVKKRLEILYPKKHELSIKDSETEFVVDLKIDLRNE; this is translated from the coding sequence ATGAAAATTAATAAATTACTTTATCTGCATATTTTCTTTTGGACCATTTATGTATCCGGAGCGGTCCTCATTCCGTATTTTGTCTTTCATTCCAATAGTACGATTTTTAATATTACTTTTTTTATTACAAGTATTATCTGTTTTTATGTCAATTATTGTATTGTAGTTCCTAGATTTTTTGATGCAGATAAAATTTATAAATCTTTTTTTGCATTTTTCCTCAGTGTAGCCTCTTTTGTTGTCGTAAGATATTTTGTGGAAGAATGGTTTTTACCTCAATTTTTCGGGATCAGGAATTATGCAGAAAATATAAGTTTTACCTTTTATTTCTTTGATAATATTTTTTACAGCAGCACCACTATTTTTATCAGTACTACTTTTTGGTTTTTCAAATATTCAATTCTTGCGGAAGAAGAAAAGACACAATTGATGGAAGCTAAAAAAAATGCAGAATTACAGGCTTTAAAAACACAGATCAATCCGCATTTTATCTTTAATTCTTTAAATAATATCTATTCTCTGGTGTATCAAAAATCGGATAAGGCTTTGCCTGCACTTGAAGAATTAAGCCAATTGTTAAGATACAGTACAAAAGATCTTGAAGAAGATTTCATTAGTTTAGATAAAGAAATCGGCTATATTGATAGTTTAACGGCTTTGGAAAAACTAAGAATTAAAAATCCTGAATTATTAGTATTTGAAAAAAATATCAATCATCCTAAATTGAATATCTCACCAATGATTTTGGTTCCGTTTGTTGAAAATGCTTTTAAACATGGCGATTTCAGGAATAGAGGTTTTGATATGAAAGTTTCAGACGACAATCAAATGTTGCATTTTTATCTTTTAAATTCTAAAAAAGAAAGAATGAAAGATTCCGTTTCAGGAATTGGAATTGAGAATGTAAAAAAGAGGCTGGAAATTCTTTATCCTAAAAAACATGAGCTGAGCATAAAAGATTCGGAAACAGAATTTGTTGTAGATTTAAAGATTGATTTACGAAATGAATAA